Proteins co-encoded in one Bacillus sp. 2205SS5-2 genomic window:
- a CDS encoding YphA family membrane protein has translation MEGYWFLWSAWFIWIYATFLLNRQHPYRFVIALVTLIQVVVYPFQFQIGEMMIQGPFFVLGIFLFIWLARYEIYQKIYFLLTVWITGMFYASFLFIEVYDPIWIVLDRRLLFPLLLTISLLLLFKKEESRWAVALMGGGMLGEMLVFTTFRSVGLPYKVGGSAFLDVLFLTMLFTSISFHLSASMIRLQMKIPLKKEKQITYE, from the coding sequence ATGGAAGGATATTGGTTTTTGTGGTCAGCTTGGTTTATCTGGATTTATGCCACATTTTTATTGAACAGACAACATCCTTATCGGTTTGTGATTGCGTTGGTCACGTTAATACAGGTCGTGGTGTACCCCTTTCAATTTCAAATAGGAGAAATGATGATTCAAGGTCCTTTTTTTGTTTTAGGAATCTTTCTGTTTATCTGGTTAGCACGCTATGAAATCTATCAAAAAATATATTTTCTTCTAACGGTTTGGATTACAGGTATGTTTTACGCCTCTTTCCTATTCATTGAAGTATATGATCCAATCTGGATTGTGCTGGATCGTCGACTGCTGTTTCCGTTGCTATTGACAATCAGTTTGCTTCTCCTGTTTAAGAAAGAAGAAAGTAGATGGGCGGTAGCGTTAATGGGGGGAGGGATGCTCGGAGAGATGCTTGTTTTCACGACATTCCGTTCTGTGGGACTACCTTACAAGGTAGGAGGAAGTGCATTTTTAGATGTATTGTTTTTAACTATGCTCTTTACGAGTATATCCTTCCACCTTTCAGCTTCTATGATACGTTTACAGATGAAAATTCCACTGAAAAAGGAGAAACAAATTACTTATGAATGA